AGTATTATCTTTTAATAACAGCATAGGATAACATACAGGAAACAGAACATCAATTGTACATAGCAACAGCCAAATCATCATTTTCAGAGGATTTCATATTTTAGCAGTTTTTTACCCTCTCTTTGTTGATAGTCTTATGTACATTCATGTACCTGTGTGTTACAGCTGGCCCTCACTCATAGCCCACCCCTGTCAGAGATATTTGTATTCACTGATGCCTCCCCTAAAGATGCTCACCTGTACAATGCTGTGAGGGCTCTTATACTAGAGAAACAATGCAAGGTAACACTTTTTGTTTTTGTGATCAAAATGATAAATGATAACAAAGGATCCCAGATAAACAATCCAATCCCTTCTGGCTCCACCAGATGACCTTCCTCCTGACTGAAGACCCCAGTCACAAGATGAAGGgcagcaggaggaagaggaggaggaggagggagactctgtCCCCTGACCGTTTCGCTCTCTactcctccctgtcctctgttTCCGGGGGACTGACTGTCTTCACCACTAACTCAGACATCCACCGTGTCTCTGCCATAGTTGAGGACAACACAGCTGCAGATAAGGTACTGCAACAAGGCAAAATGCTCACTGTGGTAGAGTACAATCATTATCTACAGAGGTACACCTGCTCATACTGATCCACTATTTGTCTGAAATTTAAAGGTTTTGTTACTATATGATACAATGCTAAATAAAATAGTTTCTTAGAATGGTACTTCTCTGCTTATTCTTTTCAGGCAGGAGACGTGTCATTGGTATTATCCCTAGGCAGATGAGTTGCCTCCCACATGTTGCCCTAGGTCTGGGATTTGGCAGACTACAATACATaatttgggaaacactgccctcACGCCAAAgccttctgtctccctctgtagGTGACTCTGCTACATGCAGAGAGTGATAGTGACTCCAACTTATCCCACTCCTTCAGTGTGGACAATTCAGTGAAGTGCGTGACCCTTCATCTCACTGGAGACCTCAGACAATGTGTCCTCAGCAGCCCAACTGGTACGACTACACATTTCACACACTGACATGTAGATACACACATGGATGACAGCCTTTTCTGTATGACATCTTCCTTCTCTCAttgtctccctccacccctcccagaTCGTACTCAGTCTCTGTTGAATCAGCAGGGTCCCCTGGCAGAGTGTGAGCAGTTTCAGGGTCTGTACAGGATCAGCCTACTGTCCCCTATAGAGCCAGGCCAGTGGCACCTCAACACCATTGCTGATGGTCACGTCACCTTTAATGCCATAGGTACCCCGTCTATCACTATACTACACACAGTACCTGTTCCCACAGAGTAATCATGAGCAAAATTTGAGTAGGCCGACTGATAACAGAGTAATACCTGTCTCCAAAGCTGACAGCAACGTGGACTTCCTGTATTACTTTGCTGTGGAGGCCAATGGAACGCATCCAGGCCTGGCTAAAGTGGAGGGGAGTCCAATCGCAGGTGAGGGGGGTGTGGTCTTtggctagaatacagtatatatttatttatcctTCATTTGTCTAGCCTATATGCTTCATGACTAAAAAATCATGATCACATCTATTCATCCATTTGCTGTTTCATGTCCGTTCAGGTGTCCCAACCTTTCTAGTGCTGGCTGTCACAGGTCTATCGCCCAATGAGAAGGCCTCGTTCAGTCACGTGACCCTGCTGGGAGCCAATGGGGAGAGCCTCCAGAAAGTGTGGCTAAACTCGTCCTCTTCATCTGCGTCCTCTGGAGAGGAGCTGGTTGGCTGGATGGCCTCTGTTCCCAGGGTGCCGTTCTGTGTCCGTCTATCCGGCAGAGACGGGGGAGGGAACCGCCTGGAACGCGTCTCCACGGAGATGatccagcacacacacattaagatACAGGtataacaacaacagcaacaaacaGCCAACTGATACTGTACAGCCCAACATCTGGACATCATGGACAATAAGGCCGAGCACAATGCTGCATTGTGCATAACAGAACACACCACAAAAATCTGTTGTCAAGCAGAACATTACAAATAACAAGACAGTCTAGCACAACACAGCCATGAACACAATAGAAGAAAGAGTAAGACATTATgcaccttctccctccctccctccctccctccctccctccctccctccctccctccctccctccctccctccctccctccctccctcaggtcCTGTCTATCCCACGTCTGGTTCCTGGCCACAGTACGACAGTATTTTTTGATGTTCAGAACCACGGCCCCGCCCGAAACCTCACCCTGACCGCTGACGATGACCGGGGATATCTCTCTCAGAGAGGACCACACAGGTAGACAGGGCAAAACGGACCAACAATGTCAAACTGTCACAAAATGGCTAATTATTATAATAATGAATCATTTATTACACTTTTATAGCACTTTGCATTACAGACAGAATCGCAAAGCTCTTGTTAAGCAAAATAAACAACAATGAATTAAAAAAGATACACTGTATAGCAGATAGTAATCACTGCTCCCTACTCTATGTTATTTctcattctaaaatgtttttctctcagcctctctgtGGGGGACAGAGGGTCAGTGAGGGGGGAGGTGGAGCTCCAAACTCCTAAGGGGGCTGAGGCAGGAGGGGCTGTCACTATGACTCTGACAGTGCGAGTGCTGGACTCCCTGGACTCCAACTATGCAGTGTTGCACCTGACTGTGGTTCCTCCGGTGAGACCCATACACTGAGACAACCGAGCTTCTACTATGAGtacaatacatacatactgtagaaACAAGGCCTTTGAATCTCAGCTTTGGAGATCAGAAGCTCACTGGAATCAAGCATTCAAAATACATAGGGAAATGTCTATTTAATATACACATACTAATCACCTTGCCCACCCCTCTTTATGTCATCATTTCCTGTGTAGTATCCCTGATATCACATCCTGTCCCCTTCTCCCCCAGGATCCTGACATGTCTCCCCCATCATGTTCCATCATGCGAGTAGAACACACCTGCCCAGGCCCGATTCAGTGCACAGGAGTCAGATGGACTGTCTCTCTGGCTGTGACAGACAGGGGGTGCTCTGGCCTGGCTTCCCTCCAGCTCTCCCAGGGTCAGGGCATTCTCACCCTGCTCCACAGCCCCACAGACCCCCTAGGGGACAGCCTGGAGGAGAACCAGCCCACCCCCAAGCACAAACcccagaaccagagagacagtgagaggacaaGCCCAGCACATGGGGAGAATGGCTATGCTGAACTGGATCCCAGGCTGGTACAAGGTAACCCTCCTCTGAACGTGGCCCAGTGGACAGGTGGATTGCCCAAGCCTCTGTGGGTGAGGTACacctccccctgctgctccccccAGGCGGAGCTCCTGGTGTGGGACGTGGCCGGAAATATGAGGCGCTGCCATCTGACCGCCAGCCAGCAGAGGGGTATacgggagaggagtggagtgtcAGACAGTGCTGGAGAGATGCCGCTGCAAAGTTGCTTCCTGTTGTTTTCATTGTTGAGTTTGATTTGGACTGTTCCACTGTTGGTTGATGTGGGATCATTTCTCTATGTCAAATAACCGTAAAGATGTTCTGTAACCAAAAGGCTTCTGTTTTTATGGGCCACTAGAAGCACACTTTAGACTTCAGTTCCTCACTTGAACCTTTCACTGGAAAGCAGACAATGATGAAttaagttgtttttttaaatagtaCTTTATTGACATTGTGTCATACAAACCCTTATCCTTGTTGTCATTTGTTTttgttaatatatttttttattacccctttttcttcccaattggtagttacagtcttgtcccatcgctgacTCCCGAACAGACTGTTTACACCACTACAAGGTGTTAGAGACAAATAAATGCTGTGTcctttttaccttttatttaactaggcacgtcagttaagaaaacattcttatttacaatgacggcctaccctggccaaacacTAACCCAGACgaaactgggccaattgtgccctgccttatggtactcccaatcacggccggttgtgacacagcctgaaatcaaaccagggtctgtagtgacacatgtaacactgagatgcagtgccttagaccgctgcaccagaCTTTAATTACCCGTGTATGTAGTTCACCCAGTCCGAACCATTCACGGtggtgttcaaatcaaatcacctgtgtgcacctacattgtaaactttcattcaaaGGCTAggatgtagcaacctcatgatgggtatagggaaacgtctagtatcatgtagtagttTAAACCTAtccatgttacattgaactgggtgaatggaatatgaatgacagtcatccaatatgctgtaataaaaataaggccatgctcatgaaaaagaAGTCcaccctcatcttaaacggcaccgactgccactggtcaacatgttgttgttttttaacttGCACTCACGCACGggcacacactacacaccacacaccacacaccacacaccacacaccacacacataaaTCATTACCATGGATAGTCACGTCATATTTAGATTACATTGATTagactaaatagtttttggtacattttagttgtcactgtattcgACTAAGCATACTGTAGGTGattagatgatgttgaaatggtgctggaatagtggaggcagcggCTGTTTTCTTTGCCACTTGCTGTAACAGGTTGTAAGtgatagttgtttagtagtcccaACATTTCGGaaacatgaacttgcttgaccatgttgttggtcatgtaactgtttgttacatgcaatatgttttgtggacttcactggacagatgttgctctccggttttgtaatGAAAGAAATGTGTGGTtcaatttattctgccactgtgtcttcgtattgtctcggccttaggcctatatatcacagtggcaaggcatatcaaatcaaatcaaaatcaaatcaaatttatttatatagcccttcgtacatcagctgatatctcaaagtgctgtacagaaacccagcctaaaaccccaaacagcaagcaatgctggtgtagaagcacgaacaggttatagagcaaacaatgccattatcacaacacatagatTGTTCTGTGTCTTTTtttcctggcttggcttccctGGCGATTTTACCCAGGCACAGCTGCTGTTTAACTGTCACACAAAACTTCTCCAGCCCTGGAACAGATCGATGAATCCTCCTCCATGGAGCTACTTCCTGATGCTAACCACTCCTTCAATCATATGCTGAAACGTTGATTTGTGGTTTTAAGTGTATCTTGCAGCTAAtgtaacagtaaaataacaattaaCAGGATTTGTTTTTACAACATCAACCAAAGCAGAAAGTCTACCATTTGTAAATGACTAGGTTTTTATAGAGCACAAATTCATACAGATATTTCTTTGGTGTTCGGAAATGTATACAGATCAACTACTTCGTTAACTGAAATACAAAGCCCTTATCGCTCAGAATATGAGCTAGCACTTGGAAGACCAGAAATCAACACTGTTAGATAATACTTGGCAAGTGCAGTATAAAACGGTAAATGATATGcacctcatctctctccactTCTGAAAATGACTTTTTAAGTAATCATTGGTCACCCTCTTCCTCTTGATTTTGAGCTGAAATAACATGTGGCTTGTTTACTTTACTCTGACCAAACATAACACCTAGTGTAGCAAGAGGTTATACGATGGACTCTTACCTACTACTCTCCTCCATACTAAGTTAGAATGATCCACAATGGCAATGAAAGGCCCAATCACACCCCTCTTGAACAGGACAGCGAGTATTAAGATGAATTTAACAGATagcattttttatttgaccttttctcggtaactagtccaacgctctaaacactaggctacctgccacccaaatgATGCCTTTCACTAGGTACATGTTGGCCAGGTTCTTCTTTGGAACTGGATAGAAAGTTCACACGTGTGAACATACTACATGCTGTcagtggagactgctgagggaaggacagctcataataatgatCAGAATGGTTTTtcttgtgtttgataccattccattcactccattatactccattccagccattattatgaatcATTCTCCCCTCTGTGGCTTCCACTGCATGCTGTAGTATATCTCCAGCCAATTCAATTGTAAATGATATTGGGAAATGTACCTGTGCCTTATCGTCCATTCCTTACTCAACAAATGCAACTTAGTCACTTGGGCTCCTGAgtgatgcagcggtctaaggcactgcatctcagtgctagacgtTTCAAATCTGACGGCTTGTATAGCCATGCCTTTCGCTCTCTGTTGCACTGTCTTGGCACACATATTTTGTCTTACCATGTTAATGATTGTAATGTTCACTTGTTACTCTCACAGCCGTATCCATTACATATCGATTACAATTCAGATTTCGATTGACGTCCCACCAGAATTCAATTCCCTCAGGGTGGTTCAACCATTCTGGCATCACAGCCTCTTGTTTGCCACTGCTGTTGTACGAATAGACAATGACATCATCTATCATTACTGAATGGACAAGTTTTGGATTCAAGATCCATTGGGTTGCGATGCAATGAAGAGGAGGGGCTGGAAGACAACATTTGAAGTTATCGTTTCTGTAGCCTGTTTCAATAGAAAACATTAAGACAACATTGTGTAGTCGTTGTGTTTGCTGGGTTTAGCCTTTAAACAAAAGTATACCAAGTATAACTGCATTTGGATACTAATAAGTTGTTGGCCTACATGTGATTTATTTCAATGTATTTTATTGACAATGCGccatagaaatatacaaatatTTTATTGTTGCTTATTTGTTAGTGTTCTGTGTATTAAGCTATGAATGGTGGTCTGATCAATGCTTCATATGATACAAGTTTTCAATACCATTCTGGGAATTCTCCAGCCATCTCCCAAACCTAACACCTAAAAATAAGATCAGACTTCCTTGTTGGTATAAATTTAGACGACACTAATATTTCAACACAgcatatagtacagtacatcaGTGTTCCACGGTACACATCCTATCTTGAAGTGTATGTGTAACGTCTGCGTCCAACTCACACTCCCAAACACTTCGATCCCCGGAacgcagcccactttccagctctctctccagaTCCCAACCACcggaattctaatcacctgttcacacacctgcatgtcatcatcccacactatttagttcagttcattgcaccccatcactgtgagggtTGGATTTGGGCTCAACTTTGAACATCAAGATAGTAAATACATAATAGAGCAGAAGCATAAAATATAAGGAGTGGAAGAGACTGGGTTTTATGTCAGAAGTTAATGGTTTTCTGTGGAAAGAcagatggctttggaatgtgttgggtggaGATCTTGGAAACTAACactgtcactgagggagagagggtaatgtttacattatgtcaggatgtTATTGAGGGTGATGTGTAacatttacattatgtcaggatatgtcactgagggtGATGTATAACGTCTATACTGTGTCAGGATATGTCTCTGAGGGTGatgtataatgtttacattatgtcaggatatgtcactgagggtGAGAGGGTAATGTTTAAAttgtcaggatatgttattgttagccattAGGAATACCCTGGGAGGGGAGTAGACACAGCCTTGTATCAATAACCATGACAGtcttgagttggggaggagtgagcaattttgggagtgagcactttggggtagaggtcaggttagatgaagtgaggaagaacagatatcactaaggttctgtctagcaacagatGCATTGGATGTTCAGTTGTGGAGGAGACTCCgcctaggagaaagggttaaaaaTCAGTGAATGTTTACAGCTGTAACGACACTTTGGGaataattaaacttggttaagcttctctagtgtccgtgagttatttactctgagaaattagaacctaacagaggtttgtttgttttgtgacacttcTCTCACAGCTCTTTTTCCTGTCCTTCAGTCCTATGTTGGTTTCTGCCTCATTCACAATGCTTTCTGCCTATTCCCTCACTGTACTGTTGCCACTTTGGACCTACTGTGTATGACCTGCCTGCCTCCTGGTCCCTTCCATTAAACACCTTCAGCTCTGTCTCCTATTGTGTTCATTACAGTATGACAGGTTTTTACAAGTCTGGTTTAAGCCTCTGTCTTGTCATAGGCTGAGGATAAAAGCACATCAACCAAGCCACTGGTTATAGCAAATGAGCTCCTTCCTCTCGGTTGAAGCAAAACAGTGACGTGTGGCCTGCAGTACCTGGACTGGGTCATGCCGTGGTCAGACTTGGGAGTCACAGTGGAGGTCTCTCTgactactcctctcctccacaacAGACCAACACAGACTGAAACAGACAGCCAATCACTGTTAAGGTACTGTTCCTCCAGAAGCTGGATCGGGTCTTGAACTGTGGACATACATGAAGACAGTTCAAAGTGTCAGTCATTTAAAAATGACGTTCCAAATGAACAGGTTACATTTTCctcatactgtaggtaacagtCCATTCCTTAACAAATGGAAAGATGACACAAATTCATGTTCCCTTATCCTGGGTTACTGTGATGTTCCTGGCTACACCGCTGTGGAGCAGGTGTATCTCTGGGTGTCCTGGGATCCCTGTGGGACACTCGGGCTCTTCCTCAGTTGAGTCTCCGTTGGGCAGCACCTCTCCACTGCTCACCCTGTCCACCAGGGGAAGACCCTGTGCGCCCAGCCACTCCACCTGCACTGCCTGCGGGTAGAACCCTGTCACATACCCTCCAAGGTGGAGGTCATCTGTAGGCCTCTTCAATCAATAACACTTGAGGGACTGCGAGAACGCCAGGTGTAATCAAGCCACCTCAACGGTCATAGTGTTGTCAACGTTGTCTCTACCACTGACATCATTTTCATTTCAAGACTACTAAACTTTGTCTACCTTTTTTTTGTTGTGGATCCAAGGTgcgtacttacagtgccttgcgaaagtattcggcccccttgaactttgcgaccttttgccacatttcaggcttcaaacataaagatataaaactgtatttttttgtgaagaatcaacaacaagtgggacacaatcatgaagtggaacgacatttattggatatttcaaacttttttaacaaatcaaaaactgaaaaattgggcgtgcaaaattattcagaacccttaagttaatactttgtagcgccacccatggtatgatatggtatggtatggcTGCAAAGCAGAGCCCAAATCAAGATACGCTTCATGTGAAGATGGATGTGTGCACCTTGAGTGTGAAGAGACGAGTTTCCATTCACACTTTTGTTACTGTGGGTTTGTTGACAAAGCCTCATTACCTTGTTGTACAACACACTGATTGGTCCCTTGCAGAGATTGCATCACAGACTCCGTTTTCCTCATACACGTACAGCAGACTGGTTCCACTAGTTAGGAATTTCCCCTTCATTTCTGTCAGGAATCATGATCACACTGTTGAACATAACAAATGGCACAGTGTTAATGGTTGAGACAAAAGACATTTCGatttcaattaaattaaaaaCTTTATGAATGCAAGGAGATGGAATGCCATTCCTCCCCTTTTTTTGAACATTGTATTGTTTTGAACCCTAAGTAGATTATGTAGGTTAATCATAACTCATCATGCTAACTGATTGATGCTCTCTAGAGCCCGTTTTTGAGTAGGCTCCTTTCAGGCCTCAGTAACTTATTGATGCACTCTAGAGCCCGTTTTTGAGTAGGCTCCTTTCAGGCCTCAGTAACTTATTGATGCACTCTAGAGCCCGTTTTTGAGTAGGCTCCTTTCAGGCCTCAGTAACTTATTGATGCACTCTAGAGCCTATGTCTTTGAGTAGGGTCCTTTCAGGCCTCAGTAACTTATTGATGCACTCTAGAGCCCATGTCTTTGAGTAGGGTCCTTTCAGGCCTCAGTAACTTATTGATGCACTCTAGAGCCCGTTTTTGAGTAGGGTCCTTTCAGGCCTCAGTAACTTATTGATGCACTCTAGAGCCCGTTTTTGAGTAGGCTCCTTTCAGGCCTCAGTAACTTATTGATGCACTCTAGAGCCCGTTTTTGAGTAGGCTCCTTTCAGGCCTCAGTAACTTATTGATGCACTCTAGAGCCCGTTTTTGAGTAGGCTCCTTTCAGGCCTCAGTAACTTATTGATGCACTCTAGAGCCTATGTCTTTGAGTAGGGTCCTTTCAGGCCTCAGTAACTTATTGATGCACTCTAGAGCCTATGTCTTTGAGTAGGGTCCTTTCAGGCCTCAGTAACTTATTGATGCACTCTAGAGCCCATGTCTTTGAGTAGGGTCCTTTCAGGCCTCAGTAACTTATTGAAGGATTGTAGTCGTCCAAACTCAACAGTAGAAGTTGGAATGTGTCTGTCTGAGTCAATGAGTACATTTCAGACTCCTGCTGCTTCAGTCACGCTGGCTGAACTTGGGATAGATACCAGCCTTCAGAACACAATGGACGGACAGGCATATGGGAGAGATGGAACAAAAGGAAAAGCATGGATAGAGGGCGAAAAAAGAAAGGATGacgacctgggtcagaaggaaaTGTTGGTGATGGTGAAGGAAGGATGTGCAGTGAAGGAGGGATCAGCGAAGGTGAAAATGGAGGAGAGAGGTCATTGGGGCAGCAAGACGGAATTTCTTCTGGCCGTAGCAGGGAACGTGGTGGGACTAGGTAACGTGTGGAGATTCCCCTACCTCTGCTACAAAAATGGTGGAGGTGAGTCCATGAAGGAGAGGGTGCCATTGTTTTTCAAATGATGATCAGCTGATCAAATTAGGCAACTTAGATCATAGCAGTATGTTTGATACAGTACCGTTCGTACAGACCAGGTATAGAGATCACAAGACAAAGCCAAGGTATGGAAGCATGGCATTTCTCTTCTTGTTTCTATAAGGTACTTTATAGTAACTATATAGTAGCTATCATTTTGTTCTCATGTAGTGATCTGGTGGTGTGTATTTGTCAGGGGCGTTCCTGGTGCCGTACCTGGTGTTTGTGATGACCTGCGGGGTGCCCTTGTTCCTGCTGGAGACGGCCATGGGACAGTACACTCAGGAGGGGGGCATCACCTGCTGGAAGAGGCTGTGCCCACTGGCCGAGGGTGAGCACCATGGCAACACGATGACACCCCCACCCACTGAGGAGTCACAGAAACAGGGCTGTAGACAGAACAGGCAGAAGAACATAGGAATACATGATGCTCAAACTATTTCAATTCATCTGAATTGGACTGTGTAATTAGGGTGGATTTCCAATTAATCCTAAATAAGTTGACACAAACTCCTGACGACAAATGAAAGGTATCCATGGCCGTTCTAGGAGGCCGAAAACACTGACACCTATGGCCTCGGTGCCACTGGATAAGAATGACATGAAGAGGTTCATTTGTGAATACAGAGGGGTTAATATGTAAGCAGGCTGGAGGCACAACAAGTGCCAAGTCTGGTGACACATTCTCACAGATCAAAGGTAAATGCTTCTGTCAtttacatacacattttttatttgagtcagatgctcttatccagacccAACGTATAGTTAGTTCAATCAGCTTAAGGTGGCTAGGTGAGAcaaacacatatcacagtaaGTACATGTTTTCATTCAGTAGagcagctatcagcaaagtcagtgctagaaGGAAAAGACAAGTGTTAGAGCAGGAAATGTTTTATTACATTTTgttagagggagaggggagtaaTAGTTCCTTTTTGTAAT
This genomic interval from Oncorhynchus clarkii lewisi isolate Uvic-CL-2024 chromosome 27, UVic_Ocla_1.0, whole genome shotgun sequence contains the following:
- the LOC139386188 gene encoding von Willebrand factor A domain-containing protein 7; amino-acid sequence: MMSRSRGHGGSGVQMRELYVLLCVVLTLPGCRGFLPNFWSRVVTLSLDSYTHQFITEQGVLNVTLETLSMANTHQHTQEQAGLGRGFWHAVREVVHSNAAMDFLSSTRSDPVYHFDSERVEESMVMLRQFWAQTLLSARAKEYQGARHSLGQLLHSLQDFYSHSNWVEMGQHSIYLHLLQPGQPAFPVATEDTPTCMECHSATCRENLLPRLTQSQQYPLLLTTGYFSTYPPKPQGKCSHGGVLDSSRHQGAKGGINKDSTSPLFSPHHYLHVEAARLATTATLTVLRDLRDSVGNISFLRLFSVKQPPALVFVMDTTGSMFEEITAARLRAHSIIQARANTPEQPGTFLLVPFHDPGVGPVYETEKPEEFMSYMENLMALGGGDEPEMCLSAIQLALTHSPPLSEIFVFTDASPKDAHLYNAVRALILEKQCKMTFLLTEDPSHKMKGSRRKRRRRRETLSPDRFALYSSLSSVSGGLTVFTTNSDIHRVSAIVEDNTAADKVTLLHAESDSDSNLSHSFSVDNSVKCVTLHLTGDLRQCVLSSPTDRTQSLLNQQGPLAECEQFQGLYRISLLSPIEPGQWHLNTIADGHVTFNAIADSNVDFLYYFAVEANGTHPGLAKVEGSPIAGVPTFLVLAVTGLSPNEKASFSHVTLLGANGESLQKVWLNSSSSSASSGEELVGWMASVPRVPFCVRLSGRDGGGNRLERVSTEMIQHTHIKIQVLSIPRLVPGHSTTVFFDVQNHGPARNLTLTADDDRGYLSQRGPHSLSVGDRGSVRGEVELQTPKGAEAGGAVTMTLTVRVLDSLDSNYAVLHLTVVPPDPDMSPPSCSIMRVEHTCPGPIQCTGVRWTVSLAVTDRGCSGLASLQLSQGQGILTLLHSPTDPLGDSLEENQPTPKHKPQNQRDSERTSPAHGENGYAELDPRLVQGNPPLNVAQWTGGLPKPLWVRYTSPCCSPQAELLVWDVAGNMRRCHLTASQQRGIRERSGVSDSAGEMPLQSCFLLFSLLSLIWTVPLLVDVGSFLYVK